From the genome of Bradyrhizobium sp. ORS 278:
GGCTTCGCCGCTGCGCGGCGCCGACATCGACCTGACGCGCAGCAGCGACAAGCCACGCGACACCGACCTGTGAACTTCCTGCTCGACACCAATGTGTTGTCCGAGGTGCGGCGCCCCGCGCCAAACCCGCGCGTGATCGGCTGGCTCGATACGGTCGATGAAGATCGGGTCTTCATCAGCGTGGCATCGATCGCAGAGCTTGCGCGTGGCATCGAACTGATGGCTCAAGGCCGCCGCCGCGCAGCTCTGGCTTCGTGGCTCAATCACGACCTTCCCGCGCGGTTCGCGGACCGTGTTCTTCCGATCGATCTCGCCGTCGCGACGCGGTGGGGAGACCTCATGGCAGCGAGCCATCGAACCGGCATCGCCCTCTCGGTGATGGACGGATTCTTTGCCGCGACCGCGCTCGTGAATGAGTTGACCCTCGTCACGCGCAATGTGAAGGACTTCGCTGCGACCGGCACGCGCCTGTTCAATCCATGGACGGATGGATAGCAAGGCTCATCCCTCGACACGTTCCGCAGCCCCGCTCCGCCGCGCACGCAGTTGTCACGTTGGGCGTGGTAGATCATAACGACCTTGCCGTTCCGCCATCGCCCGATGGCCGCTCACCACATCCGTCGATCCAGCCCGAAACAGGACTCCCATGACCACGCTTTCCTCGATCGTCGCGCGCGGTGTCGCGCTGGTTGGCAATGCGGCGCTGCAGTGGCGCAAATTGCAGGGGGACACGCCGCAGCCGGCGTGGGGCGCGGCGCCGCAGATCCCGGTGGCGAAGCCGCAGGGGATGCTGCCGACCTTGAAGATGCCGACGGCGCGCGGCTGGCGCGACGGCGAAAAGCCGGTGGCGGCGCCGGGGCTGAAGGTGAATGCGTTCGCGACCGGGCTCGACCATCCGCGCTGGATCTATGTCATGCCGGACAGGTCGGTGCTGATCGCGGAGGCGACGCAGGTGCCGAGCCCGGTGCGCAACATGTTCGGCTACGCGATGCAGGCGACGATGCGCCGCGCCGCCGCGCTCGGTGTCAGCGCCAACCGCATCACGCGGCTGGTCGATGCCGACGGCGACGGCACCGCCGAGCGGCGCAACGCGTTCATGGAGAATCTCAGCCAGCCGTTCGGCATGGCGCTGGTCGGCGATACCTTCTATGTCGGCAATACCGACGGCATTGTTGCTTTCCCTTATAGCCCGGGCGCCGAGCGCATCAGCGCTGCCGGCAAGCGGCTGACGACGTTCAAACCGGGCGGGCACTGGACGCGCAGCCTGCTGGTCAGCCCCGATGGCACCAAGCTCTATGCGGGCGTCGGCTCGCTGAGCAACATCGCCGAGCAGGGTTTTGCGGTCGAGGAAGGCCGCGCCTGCATCTATGAGCTGGACATCGCGAGCGGGGCGAGCCGCATCTTCGCGGCCGGACTGCGCAACGCGGTGGGGCTGGCGTTCGAGCCGACCACGAAGGTGCTGTGGACCGTGGTCAACGAGCGCGACGGGCTCGGCGACGAGACGCCGCCGGACTATCTCACATCCGTGCGCGATGGCGGCTTCTATGGCTGGCCCTATTGCTACTGGGGCAAGACGGTCGACGACCGCGTGCCGCAGGATTCCAAACTGGTCGCGACCGCGCTGACGCCGGACTATGCGCTCGGCGGCCACACCGCCTCGCTCGGCCTGTGCTGGCTGCCGGCGGGCACCCTCCCCGGCTTCCCCGATGGCATGGTGATCGGCCAGCACGGCTCGTGGAATCGCAGCAAGCTGTCCGGCTACAAGGTCGTGTTCATCCCGTTCGAGAACGGCAAGCCGTCGGGACCGGCGCGCGACATCCTGTCCGGCTTCCTCGCGCCCGATGAGAGCTTTTCTTATGGCCGCCCGGTCGGCGTGACGCTGGGGCCGGACGGCTCGCTGCTGGTCGCCGACGACGTCGGCAACTGCATCTGGCGGGTGACGGGCGCTTGACCCGGGCGTGACGGAACCGGGCTCGCCTCGGGCCGTTGTCGCGGGGACAATGGAACAGTCCCAGGAGAGTCACATGGCCGACAACGTCAATCCGAACCAGAAGCAGCCCGGCGAGAAGCAGGAAGGGCAGTATCATTACAATCCCGGCAATCAGTCCGGGAAGACCATCGATGCGGGCAAGCCCGAAGGCGAGCAGGTCAACAACAAGGACCGCATCGAGCAGCGCGAGGAGCCGCAGTCGCGGTGAGGTCCTTGAACGTCACCACTCGTCATGCCCGGGCTTGACCCGCCTGCGCGGCCGAAGCGCTTCGGCGCGGCGAAGGCCCGGGCATCCATCGCCTTGCGAAGAGGGATGGATGGCCGGGTCAAGCCCGGCCATGACAGCTGAGGGAGTGTAGGTCTACCCCTCCAACAAGAACGCCAGCGCCTCGTCGCACGGCGCTTCGACCTTCAGCGAGAGCAGATCATCCGCGCGGGTGCGGCCGAGATTGACGGCGGCGATCGGGATGTTGCGGTCGGCGGCGGCGCGGACGAAGCGGAAGCCGGAATAGACCATCAGCGAGGTGCCCACGACGAGCATGGCGTCGGCGCGATCGACGTGATCGCGCGCGGTGGCGACGATGTCGCGCGGCACGGTCTCGCCGAAGAACACGACATCCGGTTTGAGGATGCCGCCGCAGGCGCGGCACGCGGGCACAACAAAGGCGGCGAAATCGACGCCGTCCAGATCGGCATCGCCATCAGGCGCGTCAGCGGCATCATGCGCCAGCCAGTGCGGATTGGCGTGCGCCAGTTCGTCCTGGAATTCGGCGCGCGACAAGGTCGCGCCGCAGCCCATGCAGCGCACGCGATCGAGCCGGCCGTGCAGGTCGATGACATTGCTGGCGCCGGCGGCCTGATGCAGCCGGTCGACGTTCTGTGTCACCAGCAGAGAGCTTTTGCCCTGCGCCTCCAGCCTTGCCAGCGCGTGATGCGCGCCGTTCGGCTGGGCGCGGCCGAAGCGGCGCCAGCCGACCATGCTGCGCGCCCAATAGCGCCGGCGCGTATCTTCGCCGCCCATGAAGGCCTGATAGGTCACTGGCGGCGTGCGCTTCCACTGGCCGTCGGTGTCGCGATAATCGGGAATGCCGGAATTGGTGCTGCAGCCGGCGCCGGTGAGGACGACGATGCGGCTGTGGCTGTCGAGGAAGGATTTCAGCGCTGTGGGATCGACCATGACCTCGCACATGTAGTCGCCGGAACCGGGCTGCGCCAGACCGTCGCAGCACCGACGCGCCGGCATGAACCAATGAGGGCCGCAGCGCTTGTCCCGCCGGGAGGACCTGCCATGACGCCACGCAACGGACACGACCGCGGCCTTTGGCCGCTGGACGAGCCGGACGACGAGCTGTCGGCCGAGGACGAGCGCGACCTCGCCACCGGCGAGGGCGGCGACATCGAGCTGCCGCTCACGCCGGACGATCTCGCCGAGGACGACTGAGCCTCAGCGCGCCGGCGGCACCGTCGTCAGCCAGTGCCTGGCGATCTCGGCGCGCGGCGCGATCCAGGCGGCCCCGCTGCCGGTGATGTGCGCGAGGATGCGGTCGAGCGCACCGATCCGGCCGGGGCGGCCGATCATGCGCAAATGAAGTCCGATCGAGAGCATCTTCGGTGCGGTTGCGCCCTCGCGCATGAGCCAGTCGAAGGCATCGACGACGTAGTCGGCGAAATCGGCGCCGCGAAAGCGCGAGCCGTTGAAGAACTGCATGTCGTTGCTGTCGAAAGCATAGGGCAGCACGAGATGCGGCCGGCAGCCGACGGCGACGTAATACGGCAGATCGTCATTGTAGGCGTCGCTGTCGTAGAGGAAGCCGCCATCCTCGACCAGCAGCCGGCGCGTGTTGGCCGAGCTCGCCGACCGCGTATGCCACCCCAGCGGCCGTTGCCCGGTGATGCGTTGGATCGTCTCGACCGTGCGCGCGATGGCCCGTCGCTCCTCGCTCTCGTCCATCCCCGCATGGCTCTGCCAGCGCCAGCCATGCGCCGACACCTCGTGGCCGCGCGCGATCGCATCGCGCGCCAGATCCGCCGAGCGCTCGACGGCGCGGCCGCAGGCGCTGACCGTGACCTTCACACCATGGGCGTCGAACAGGTCCATGATGCGCCACCACGCGGCGCGCGTGCCATATTCGAAATGGCTGTCGATGCAGGGATCGGGGCCGTCGAGCCGGTGCACGACCTCGTAGATCGCCTCGTTGGTCGCATCGCCGTCCGACACCGAGAATTCCGAGCCCTCCTCGAAATTCACCACCAGCGACACCGCGACACGCGCCTCACCGGGCCAATGCGGATGCGGCGGCTTGCTGGCGTAGCCAACGAGATCGCGACGGATGACGGGCTGTGAGCTCATGGTGTCAATCCGCGGTTCCGGCCATGCGATGCAGGCCGACCAGGCGATCGCTGATCAACAGTAGCACCAGCGTGCCGCCGAGAATGAGGGTGGAGAGCGCGGCGAGGGTGGGATCGGGCGCCTCCTCGATATATTGCAGCATGCGGATCGGCAGCGTCTTGGAGCGGACATCGGTCAGGAAGATCGAGACCGGATAGTTGTCGAACGAGGCGAGCAGGCTGAACAAGCCCGAGATCAGGAACGACGGCGCCAGCGCCGGCACCATCACCCGGAGCACGCTGCCGGCATAGGTGCAGCCGAGTGTGCGCGCGGCCTCGATCAGGGTGAAGTCGAAGCGCGACAGGCCGGCGATCATGGTGCGCGCGACATACGGAAGCG
Proteins encoded in this window:
- a CDS encoding type II toxin-antitoxin system VapC family toxin; protein product: MNFLLDTNVLSEVRRPAPNPRVIGWLDTVDEDRVFISVASIAELARGIELMAQGRRRAALASWLNHDLPARFADRVLPIDLAVATRWGDLMAASHRTGIALSVMDGFFAATALVNELTLVTRNVKDFAATGTRLFNPWTDG
- a CDS encoding sorbosone dehydrogenase family protein, producing MTTLSSIVARGVALVGNAALQWRKLQGDTPQPAWGAAPQIPVAKPQGMLPTLKMPTARGWRDGEKPVAAPGLKVNAFATGLDHPRWIYVMPDRSVLIAEATQVPSPVRNMFGYAMQATMRRAAALGVSANRITRLVDADGDGTAERRNAFMENLSQPFGMALVGDTFYVGNTDGIVAFPYSPGAERISAAGKRLTTFKPGGHWTRSLLVSPDGTKLYAGVGSLSNIAEQGFAVEEGRACIYELDIASGASRIFAAGLRNAVGLAFEPTTKVLWTVVNERDGLGDETPPDYLTSVRDGGFYGWPYCYWGKTVDDRVPQDSKLVATALTPDYALGGHTASLGLCWLPAGTLPGFPDGMVIGQHGSWNRSKLSGYKVVFIPFENGKPSGPARDILSGFLAPDESFSYGRPVGVTLGPDGSLLVADDVGNCIWRVTGA
- a CDS encoding NAD-dependent protein deacetylase, with the translated sequence MPARRCCDGLAQPGSGDYMCEVMVDPTALKSFLDSHSRIVVLTGAGCSTNSGIPDYRDTDGQWKRTPPVTYQAFMGGEDTRRRYWARSMVGWRRFGRAQPNGAHHALARLEAQGKSSLLVTQNVDRLHQAAGASNVIDLHGRLDRVRCMGCGATLSRAEFQDELAHANPHWLAHDAADAPDGDADLDGVDFAAFVVPACRACGGILKPDVVFFGETVPRDIVATARDHVDRADAMLVVGTSLMVYSGFRFVRAAADRNIPIAAVNLGRTRADDLLSLKVEAPCDEALAFLLEG
- a CDS encoding polysaccharide deacetylase family protein; protein product: MSSQPVIRRDLVGYASKPPHPHWPGEARVAVSLVVNFEEGSEFSVSDGDATNEAIYEVVHRLDGPDPCIDSHFEYGTRAAWWRIMDLFDAHGVKVTVSACGRAVERSADLARDAIARGHEVSAHGWRWQSHAGMDESEERRAIARTVETIQRITGQRPLGWHTRSASSANTRRLLVEDGGFLYDSDAYNDDLPYYVAVGCRPHLVLPYAFDSNDMQFFNGSRFRGADFADYVVDAFDWLMREGATAPKMLSIGLHLRMIGRPGRIGALDRILAHITGSGAAWIAPRAEIARHWLTTVPPAR